TCCTAAGTCTGCTAAAAGGCATTTCAATATATTTTGCAATTTTTAGGAACACAAATTTCTTACCTATAGAGGCTCACATTGTAATTGCACTGATGGAATACTTATCATAACCTTTACCCCGACACATACATCTTTCCGAAACCCTTTTACTTCAGGTagttcatctcatgaagttttatTCTATTGATTCTTAAATCCAGGTTATGATCTGAATGACACCTTGTGACGAAGGTTTTTCTTCTTGTAGTGGATGAGATGTAGAAACCAAAGAGCTCTAAGCAACAGTAATTTAattgagagttcttgaaagaAGTTTTGCCATCAAAGACACAAACCTGTTAGCCAATGGTGTTGAACCACTATGAATGTCGTTATAGTTGTCAAAACTGCTAAATTTCTCACTATACGCGTCGCGGTGGATAAGGGAATGTCGCAGGAAGCAATTCACAAAAAtgacattcttttttttttctttttcattttctcttccatGGCACATCAGTTATAAAACTAGTGGATGCTTATTGGTTAACAAAATAGTAAGAAGAAGTTCGGGGTATGTAGAGGAAATGGTTTCGCAAACTGTAGAAAATAAAATTCCATTAACTTTCTTCATGATTATGATAGGTGAACTAGGGGTAAGTGAACATCCTCTAACAATACGACACTAATCAAATACCGATAACTATAGGCTAGGGTATAAATAAATTGTTATATGTTTTTGACGTTATGAATCCATAAAATTTCTCTTGGTTTTGTTTGATGTTACAGATCTTAAcaagttttattttcttattgtggaAGTAATATGTTTAGAGTCCATGGATCTGTTGTTTGCATGTGTCCTGTACTTGGTTTCCTTCAATTTCGATGCCCTTCAACTTGGTGCTTTATCTTGATTTACGTTAATATATTAGATATTTAGGGGTCTTCCGTAATGAAGCCATGATAAAAACATCCATAAATTTCCTGTTCGTGGAAATGAAACTTCACACTGATTTCTTTTGGTTGACCAGGCCAGAAGGAATTGAGGCGCTTTGTTCAGATTTGGGAGTGGATCATACTGATGTTAGGATACTGATGCTTGCGTGGTAAACTGAAGAAACATTATCTAAAATAAGTTCAGTCATTTATAATTCTTAACTTGGAGTTCGATCTGATCGGCTGTTTTTGCCAGGAAGATGAAATCTGAAAAGCAGGGATATTTCACTCTGGTATGAACATCTCAATACTATCATGTCTAAACTTAATTTTATAATTACATGCGTAGAATTAATTATTTTACTTCAGGAAGTAAGTTTAGTCTTACATATTTTCTAAAAATTTGTTTCTTGCCCGTAGATGTACGATCATATACGCTAGCAGGAAATGTAGTTTGCTTAAAggtgttttttggtttttatgtCATTTTGCATGACTGGGTTATGGTTCAAGTAATATTCTTTCGCTAATATCTAGTTGTTTAGGCATTCGGTTGAGTTGGTGTTTACTGGCATGTGAGAACTGCAATCGACTGTACTCTGAAGTGAGGGGCTTTCAGTTTCCATTCATGCATGAACTTCTACTAATCCTATTTTTTACAGGATGAATGGCAGGTTGGCCTCAAATCATTACATGCGGATACTATAGCCAAACTAAAAAAAGCACTCGCGGGTCTGGTGAACGAGGTTACCATTTAATTTCAACTTTAATATGACATGGTGTAAAAGACTGGATTCCTCGTGACAACATTATCTGGTGCtgactcttttctttttctttaaaggTCAGGAAACCATCCAATTTTTTGGATTTCTATTCGTATGCCTTTCGATACTGCTTAACAGGTATGTATGGTTCCAGATGTCCCTTAACACTCTTTAGTCTCGACCTCTCCCATACTTATGCCATTGCTGTCGCCCTTTTCAATTTTTCTATTAATGGTTGCAGAGGAGAAGCAAAAGAGTATCGATACAGAAAGCATCTGTGAATTGTTGGATCTCGTCTTAGGTTCTCAATTTTCTCCCCAAGTTAGTTCACTTGTTGAGTACCTTAAGGTAATTAGCATTTTCTTTAATTAGAAATCTGAGATTTCAAACTgacatctcttttatttcttaccCATATAAACCTGGGTCTTCTTTAGTCAGACCAATTACATTTTGAGTTTTTATGCACAATACTATTTTGACTCCGCTTTCCATGAGTTTTGGCAGTGTCAAAATGATTATAAGGTTATAAACATGGACCAGTGGATGGGCTTTTTTCGATTTTGCAACGAGGTATGGCTGTTTTTGCtttttctgatgtatttcttgCTTTGCCTAGAAGAAACAACAGAGTGAAGGAAAATGCTTTTTCCTCGTATAAGTTGTGGTACAATGATGTAAAAGAAGCAACTTTTACATACAAACTGGTTTCACTATCAAGTCATTGCATGCTTTCAATGCATGAGTCCCCCAAGAATTATATgggaccaagtcatcaaaactctttaatgTAGCAGATAACCAGTTTTTAATTCCGCTAGAAAGGCCTACCTGCTTTTAACAGATAAAGAGTACTCGTCGATGAGATTTTATTTAGAAATGTGTTACACATGCTGACCTCAGTTGGGGACTCCCACCTAGATATTCTCTCGGGTACTAGGGATCCCTGTAGAAGATAACACAGGGATCTTTAACACAGCCCCTTCCTACCTCTATGCTGTATGATTGAACCCACGGCCCAAAGAAATTTAATTTTGTTAGTGTGGTGAAAACCACAAATTGGCCTGCGCAATGACCACGCACATAGTTGGCACATAGCCATATAACATTTATAAGATGCATGTCAATAAAGTAAATGGAAGCACGGCTGcagcctgcatgcctcctggttCAGTAGCGGTTACGTCTCCACAAATTatgttttgttattttttctttattttttttcctcatcTGGGTTATAGCTGTAGAATATGTTGCATATTTTAACTTTTGTATTATTTAACAGATAAGCTTTCCAGACCTGAAGAACTATGACCCAGACCTTGCTTGGCCCTTGATCCTGGATAATTTTGTTGACCGGATGAAAGTGCAGAAAAGGTAGCTGGTTTTCAACTTCTTTGGTGTGGCTATGCGTTACCAAATATGATTGGTCTGGTAATTCGAAAGGTATTTTTCTGATGTCTTTATTATATAGACTTGTAACGGTACTCTCTCTCTCAAAATGCCCTTACTTCCATTTTGTTTTCATGTTTGATCTATGTGCAGCTGGGCTAGTGGAACTTCATTCCTGCATTGATTTATATGCTTGCAGCTTTCCGTTCCTAGGAACTGTCTTCTCAGGCATTTAGCAGTTTTCTGTAAGGCCAGGCACTGTGTTACTATTTTGTACTAGAATACTGATAATAGTTAAAACTGTTAACCTTTTAAGATCACGTTCCAAAAAATAGTCATGCTTCCAACCCTCTACAATCACCGAGCAAACAGGGAAGTCAGTAATCAAAAAATAATATTTGGAAGTTTGGTGTTGGATGCAAAAGTCAAGCTTTGAAATTTGGAATCTGACAGTCTGCAGAATTTGCATGTAGTTTCAAGCTTTGGATATTGGTTGCACAATTTGCATGTAGTCAGCTCCACATAGTGTTGACCAATGGTATCTGAAAGTCGAACTGCCTTTCTGCTATTTTTAGCAATTCAGGCAAGATATAAGAAAGTTCATGGAATACTGTCCCAATCATGTGGGGCAGATGATAGAGCACCACCAATGATGGGAAAGTTAAAGTTTGATCCAAATTAGAAAATCCGGATAAATTAAACAAAATGATCCTCCATTGGAACATGACAAAGATTAGATGAAGATGGTTACAAGAAACGAAAGGAAGTTGATTTAAAAGATGAACAAATGGACAGCAAAGCCGAGCATGTAAGAAACCCTGAAAGAGAGAGAAGCAAAGGTAATTAGTTCAAAATAGCAGTCAGTGTCCAGGCTCCAACAGTTGCCATATTATTATATAATGAGATgtcatagtaatacataaaaaatgaAATGAGGAAAACTACTAACCTCTCCTCAAAACCTTTTGCGCTTAGGTGCCGATTTCAATTGCTTCAATATATACGCAATTACCTCCTTTAACGTGGCTTTCCTCCCTTCTTTAAAATTCCAAAGCTCCGGTAC
The nucleotide sequence above comes from Papaver somniferum cultivar HN1 chromosome 8, ASM357369v1, whole genome shotgun sequence. Encoded proteins:
- the LOC113306990 gene encoding DCN1-like protein 5; translation: MIRRSSTKKTGTTNPSASADLSRTASGKAVTKELERIGQLFNSYANRATNMIEPEGIEALCSDLGVDHTDVRILMLAWKMKSEKQGYFTLDEWQVGLKSLHADTIAKLKKALAGLVNEVRKPSNFLDFYSYAFRYCLTEEKQKSIDTESICELLDLVLGSQFSPQVSSLVEYLKCQNDYKVINMDQWMGFFRFCNEISFPDLKNYDPDLAWPLILDNFVDRMKVQKR